DNA from Rhodothermia bacterium:
TGTCTTGCCAGCCGATCATCTAATCGCGAATGTGCGGCGGTTTCACCAAGTACTCAAGACGGCCATAAAGCAAGCGCAAGTTCCGGGCAGTTTGGTCACCATTGGTATTGAGCCGACTCATCCGGAAACAGGTTATGGCTATATTCAATTCGATACAAACACCTATGAAGCCGATGAAGATGGCTTGGTGGCTTGTCCGGTAAAAGCATTTGCAGAGAAACCAGACCTCGAAACCGCTGAGCGTTTTCTTGCAACGCGCGAATTTTTATGGAACTCTGGCATGTTTGTGTGGCGTGCCGATACCATCCTCGATGAGATCAAAAAAAACATGCCTAACCTCGCAAATGCCTTTCTACCCGTCTTACAATCCTCCGCCCCTACAGACGATATGATACGATTGGCATTTGAAAACAGCCCAAAAACCTCGGTTGATTATGGGATTATGGAGCCTGCGAAGAAGGTCTTTGTGGTTCCGGGAAATTTTGGTTGGAACGATGTGGGCGATTGGCGTGCCGTTTATGAACTAAGTGATAAAGACGAGTTTAACAATGCGGTTCGAGGTCAGGTCATCACCGAAAATGCTTCAAGAAACCTCATTTATGGTGGCGATAAATTGGTTGCCGTAGTTGGTATGCACGATACCATCATCGTAAATACATCGGATGCCCTATTGGTCTGTCACAAAGAAGCAACCCAAAATGTTAAAAATGTCGTGGAATTGCTCAATGGCAACGGCTTGGATACACATACATAAGCATGGTTGTCTCCATTGCACAACCCAGCTATTGGCCTTGGCTTGGGTATTTTGATAGAATCCTCAAATCTGACCTACACATTGTCTTGGACCATGTGCAATTTGAGAAGTCGTGGTACATCAACCGGAATAGAATTCGTTGTGGTCAACACTGGCAATGGCTCACAATCCCCGTGAAAACCAAAGGAATATTTGGCACCCCCATTCACCAATTACAGCCCGATCAGCGTCAGAACTGGCAACTTAAACACTTTAGGACACTACGACATAATTACCAACGTACAGCATTTTGGCATAATTTTGAACCTATCATAAGCGAACTCTATCAACAAAAATGGCAAGATGTTCGTGGCATTTGTTTGGCGACCTCCAAGATCGTCTCCGAAGCCATTGGTTTAAAAACCCCACTTCTTTCTTCACTGGAACTTGCGCCGACGGAGAAAAAAGGCGCATTGGTTTTGGAGTTATGCAAAAAAGCAGGGGCAACACACTATCTTTCGGGGCCATTTGGAAAAGATTATTTACCGCTCCATGCGTTTGAGGAGGCTGAAATTCAAATCCTATGGCATGATTTTAAGACGCCACCAGCATTGGCTCCCGCGGATCCACTCATTCCACCACTTTCTGCTTTGAACGCACTCATGGAAGTAGGATCGAATGAACTTGCCCAATACCTTCGCGTTAATCCCCGCTAAGCACAACAAAACCCATCATATTTATTAACAACAACTTATCACAAAGACCAAGTACTTTTCATGTCTCAAAACCCAAAAAGAATTCTTGTTTTTGCAGCGCATCCAGACGACGAGGTACTTGGTTGCGGTGGAACCATAGCACGTCTTGTTCAAGAGAACCACATTGTACATGTATGTATCTTGGGCGAAGGGGCAACCTCGCGCTTTGAACGTCGTGAGGATGCACCAAATGTACTTATTAATGAATTGGCAACGGCAAGCCAAAAAGCAGCAAACGTTTTAGGTGTTTCTTCTGTGATTGGATTGGGATTGCCCGATCAGCGCTTTGATACCCTGCCCTTTTTGGAGATTGTAAAAAAAATAACCACCATCCTTAATGAAATTCAGCCGGAGGTGGTTTATACCCAACATGGCGGCGATTTAAACTTAGACCATGCGATCACTTTCCGTGCAACGCTCACCGCTTGCCGCCCATTTCAAGGCGCTACCGTCCGAGAGGTTTTGGCTTATGAAGTCCCTTCTTCTACTGAGTTTGCTTTCGGCAAGTTTTATCCTGTTTTTCAGCCAGATACCTTTATAAATATCAGCCCGTATTTGGATGCAAAAATTGCTGCAATGTATTGTTATGCGCCCGAAATGCGCCCTTTCCCACATCCTCGCTCCGAAGAAGCCCTTCGCAGTATTGCAACACGCTGGGGAACTCAGGTAGGTTTTGATGCCGCAGAAGTGTTCCAAACCATCTTCCGCACGAAACCATAAAAACCTTTTTTCCTTATCATTCTGGCGATGAAGCATATAGCCGCTGGCGTCAGGAAATTGATTTACATGGTCACATATTGATAACTGTATTCATGAATTGACCGGAAAGATCATAGTATAGCGAAACCATAGAAGGTTGTTCGCCGTTTTGTGGCGGAGATTGCCCATATCAAACCATGTGAATGCAGTGATGGAAACCCTTTCTCGGAAAGAAAGAGAACGTCTGAGCCGCCGGCGCGCAATGCTGGATGCGGCCATAGAAGTTTTTGCAGAAAAAGGCTACGAAAGTGCCTCCATCGAGGAGGTGGCACTCCGTGCAGAATTTGGCAAAGGAACCCTCTATCTCTATTTCCCAAAAGGAAAGGAAGCCATGTTGGAAGCCATTTTGAAGGATTTGGCAAATGAGGAATATGCGCTGGTAGAACAGGTTCTTGAGCGTGCCAAAATGCAAAACAGGTCTTTTCAACAAACTTTTCGGGCACTAATCCAGGCCTATTTAAACCACTACGACCACAAAAAAGACCATTTCCGGCTCGTTATTAAAGTGCTGAATCGGTTAATGCTTTCCGACGAAAGTGCGTTAAAAGAACTGGCTTTATCGTTAAAAGCCAAAACCATTTTTCTGTTTGCAAGTTTTTTAGACGCGGCCATGCGAAAAGGAGAAATCAGGAACTTCCAACCAGAAGCACTGACGCATATAATCTTTGGCAATCTACACGGCTATATCATGTACGATGTTGTCGTTCATCATACCACAAACAAAGGTGACCCTCAACTAAAATCCTCTTTGGCA
Protein-coding regions in this window:
- a CDS encoding mannose-1-phosphate guanylyltransferase, which codes for MEQPSKSLYAIIMAGGVGTRFWPYSRQAKPKQFLDVFGHGTMLQATLGRLSGLVLPENCLVVTNHQYKTLTSTQLPTLPASNILGEPMSRNTAPCIAWAAVELYKKDPNATMIVLPADHLIANVRRFHQVLKTAIKQAQVPGSLVTIGIEPTHPETGYGYIQFDTNTYEADEDGLVACPVKAFAEKPDLETAERFLATREFLWNSGMFVWRADTILDEIKKNMPNLANAFLPVLQSSAPTDDMIRLAFENSPKTSVDYGIMEPAKKVFVVPGNFGWNDVGDWRAVYELSDKDEFNNAVRGQVITENASRNLIYGGDKLVAVVGMHDTIIVNTSDALLVCHKEATQNVKNVVELLNGNGLDTHT
- a CDS encoding WbqC family protein → MVVSIAQPSYWPWLGYFDRILKSDLHIVLDHVQFEKSWYINRNRIRCGQHWQWLTIPVKTKGIFGTPIHQLQPDQRQNWQLKHFRTLRHNYQRTAFWHNFEPIISELYQQKWQDVRGICLATSKIVSEAIGLKTPLLSSLELAPTEKKGALVLELCKKAGATHYLSGPFGKDYLPLHAFEEAEIQILWHDFKTPPALAPADPLIPPLSALNALMEVGSNELAQYLRVNPR
- a CDS encoding PIG-L family deacetylase, which translates into the protein MSQNPKRILVFAAHPDDEVLGCGGTIARLVQENHIVHVCILGEGATSRFERREDAPNVLINELATASQKAANVLGVSSVIGLGLPDQRFDTLPFLEIVKKITTILNEIQPEVVYTQHGGDLNLDHAITFRATLTACRPFQGATVREVLAYEVPSSTEFAFGKFYPVFQPDTFINISPYLDAKIAAMYCYAPEMRPFPHPRSEEALRSIATRWGTQVGFDAAEVFQTIFRTKP
- a CDS encoding TetR/AcrR family transcriptional regulator, which codes for METLSRKERERLSRRRAMLDAAIEVFAEKGYESASIEEVALRAEFGKGTLYLYFPKGKEAMLEAILKDLANEEYALVEQVLERAKMQNRSFQQTFRALIQAYLNHYDHKKDHFRLVIKVLNRLMLSDESALKELALSLKAKTIFLFASFLDAAMRKGEIRNFQPEALTHIIFGNLHGYIMYDVVVHHTTNKGDPQLKSSLADAQEWLSSLLLHGICTETTNKATTRPL